CTCGATGGCGCGTCGCGCGGCCGCGGGTCCGTCGACCGGGTTTCCGTCGAGGTCGGCGCCGTCCCGGAAGGGGTAGGAGGTCGGCGCGCGGAACACGTCGGACGCGAACGGGCCGAAGCCGTCCTTGTACGGCATGTTCTTCGCGGTCATCGCCAGCGTGAGGTTCGTGCGGCCGTGGTAGGCGTGATCCACGACGGCGACGCCGGAGCGGCCGGTCGCGTGCCGGGCGATCTTGACGGCGTTCTCCACGGCTTCGGACCCGGTGTTGAACAGCGCGGTGCGCTTGTGGTGGTCGCCCGGCGTGATCGCGGCCAACTCCTCCGCCAGCCGTACGTAGCCCTCGTAGGGGGTGATCATCGCGCAGGTGTGGGTGAACCGGGACAGCGCTTCGGTGGCGGCGGCGACGACCTTCGGCGCGGAGTTGCCGACGGTCGTCACGGCGATGCCGGACCCGAGGTCGACGAACGAGTTGTCGTCGACGTCGACCAGGACCCCGCCACCGGCGGCGGCCGCGTAGACCGGCAGCGCGGAGGAGAGGCCCGCCGCGACGACGGCCGAACGCCGCTGCGCCAAGGCGAGCGAGCGGGGGCCGGGCACCGCGGTCCGCAGTTCGCGGCGCTGCGGCAGGCAGGGACCGCCGAGCAGCTCTGGGGACGGGGCGGGGACGCTCATCAGCGAACTCCTTCCGGTGGCGAAGTGCGGGAACGACATCGACGTTAGGAGCGGCCGACCCCGAAGCCGAGTGTGCGAACCGGTCAGATGGTCGATCGACGGTGTGCAAAACTGCCATGGTGCTGACGCTCGCCGACGTGGTCGCCATCCCGGGGCTCGCCCTGCGCACGGTCGTCGAGCCCGCGACGCCCCGGGCGCTGGGCTGGGTGACGACGAGCGAGCTCGCCGACCCTGCGCAGTACCTGGAGGGCGGCGAGCTGCTGCTGACCACCGGATTGGCCGCGCAGGACTGGGCGGCTTACGTGGAGCGGATCGATCGGGCGGGTGTCGCCGCGCTCGGCTTCGGGACCGGGCTCTCGCACGCGGACGTGCCGCCCGACCTGGTGGCGGCGGCCCGCGCCGCCGGTCTCGGCCTGGTCGTGGTGCCGGAGTCGACGCCGTTCATCGCGATCGGCAAGGCGGTGGCCGGGCTGCTCGCCGAGCGCGAGCGGACCGCCACCGAGACGGCGCTCGCGGTGCAGCAGGAGCTGACCAGGGTGATTTCCCGGGCGGACGGGCCCGCTCGCGCTCTCGGCGTGCTCGGCCGGGCCGCGCGGGGGAGCGCGGGGCTGGTCGACGTTGATGGGAAAGCGCTGGTACCGGCCCGGTTCCGGGTTCCGGACGCGGCCCTGCGCGCGCTGGCGACGCTGCGCGCGGGGACCGGGCGCAGCGCCGCCACCGAGAGCGGGGCCGAGGGGACCACGGTCGTCCAACCGCTCGGTCGCGGGGTCGACGGCCCGTTCCTGGTGCTGGTGAGCCCGGGGGCGCTGGACGGGGTGCTGCGGGCGGTGCTGGTGTCCACGGTCGCGTTGCTGACCTTGGACGCCGAGCGTTCCCGCGCGGCCGCCGACGCCGAGCTCCGGTTGCGGGACCGGGCCGCGACCCTGGTCCTGGACGGCGCGGTCGACGCCGGCACGAGCGTCGCGGCCATGCTGAACTGCGCGCCGGTGGTGCCACGAAGCCTGCGGGTCTTGCGCGCGACGGGAATCCCGGACGGTGCGCGTGCGCGGTTGGCGCGGGACCACCCGGAGGTCCTGACGGCGGCGACGTCGGACGCGGGCATCGCCCTGGTGGTCGACGCGGACGCCGCCGTCGGTGCCGGGGAACTCGCGGACCTGCTGGCGGCGCTCGGCGCCAGAGTGGGGATCGGACCGGCCGTCCCCGCGCGTGATGCGGGGACCAGCGACGCGGCGGCGGGCACCGCGCTGTCCCTCGCCGATGGCGGATCGCCGGTCGTCGGCTGGGACGAGCGGTTCCGCGGCGAGGTGCGGGCCGCACTTCCCGACCACGCCGCCCGGGCGTTGGCCGCGTCGATCCTCGGTGAGCTGGTGGACGAGCCGGAGCTCCTCCGCACCTTGCGCAGCTACCTGACGCACCTCGGCCGCTGGCAGCCCACGGCCGACGACCTGGGCATCCACCGCAACACGCTGCGCAAGCGGATCGCCGCGATCGAGCGGCTCACCGGCCGCGGCGTCGACACCGCCGCAGGTCGCGCCGACCTCTGGATAGCGGTCGTGAGCGCCACGGAGCCGCCCGGCTGACACGCGTGCGGGCACTGCGGGGAAGCGGTCCTGATCCGGTGGAGTTCGCCGCCGAGGTCGTCGACGGCTTCACCACCGGCTTGGCCCGGACTCGGCCAGGCCGGTGAGAGGTCACCTGATCATCACCGCTACCGCGGTGATGATCAGGGCGAGCAGCAGCAGGGCACCGAGCGGAGGGCCTCGTCCGACCTACCGGGCGAGAGTCCCGCGGATGAGCGTTCGGAGTTCGTCGTGGTCGGGTTTCGCCTCCTTGATGACCACTTGCATTTGAAGCCCGCAGGTCAGGGTGCCGAGCATGCGGGATCGGTGCGCGCGATGAACGGCTGGGAGAACGCGTCGTCCCACGCCGCCGCGATGACGCGGAGGTGGGGGCGGTGCAAGGCGACCGCGTAGAGGTTGTGCTCAGCGATGGTGCGTTCGCGTTGCTCGGTCGTCGACGTCACGACGAAGTCCGCGAGGGCGGTCGGCAGATCCGCGTCCGCGGGAAGTTGCTGCTCCCATCGCCGAAGCCGGGCCACGCTGTGCTGTGAGACCTCGTCCATGGCCGCCTCGACGAGCTGGTCGAGGCCGGTGAAGTA
This window of the Saccharopolyspora gloriosae genome carries:
- a CDS encoding PucR family transcriptional regulator, whose product is MVLTLADVVAIPGLALRTVVEPATPRALGWVTTSELADPAQYLEGGELLLTTGLAAQDWAAYVERIDRAGVAALGFGTGLSHADVPPDLVAAARAAGLGLVVVPESTPFIAIGKAVAGLLAERERTATETALAVQQELTRVISRADGPARALGVLGRAARGSAGLVDVDGKALVPARFRVPDAALRALATLRAGTGRSAATESGAEGTTVVQPLGRGVDGPFLVLVSPGALDGVLRAVLVSTVALLTLDAERSRAAADAELRLRDRAATLVLDGAVDAGTSVAAMLNCAPVVPRSLRVLRATGIPDGARARLARDHPEVLTAATSDAGIALVVDADAAVGAGELADLLAALGARVGIGPAVPARDAGTSDAAAGTALSLADGGSPVVGWDERFRGEVRAALPDHAARALAASILGELVDEPELLRTLRSYLTHLGRWQPTADDLGIHRNTLRKRIAAIERLTGRGVDTAAGRADLWIAVVSATEPPG
- a CDS encoding TetR/AcrR family transcriptional regulator, yielding MTADNVVANERGRKPRDPGRRGRIVRAAISVIAEHGVEELTHRKVAEAADVPLGSTTYYFTGLDQLVEAAMDEVSQHSVARLRRWEQQLPADADLPTALADFVVTSTTEQRERTIAEHNLYAVALHRPHLRVIAAAWDDAFSQPFIARTDPACSAP